One window from the genome of Nicotiana tomentosiformis chromosome 5, ASM39032v3, whole genome shotgun sequence encodes:
- the LOC138892502 gene encoding uncharacterized protein codes for MRKFCLRLRGQQPMILAPAIRPPIGGGQACRGRPRGGGQAGGGQSATVQSGGGQPADTPARFYAFPARLDALASDAVITCIISVCGRDASVLFDPGSTYSYVSSLFAHFLDIPNESLDTPVYVSTPMGNSVVMNRIYRSCVVTFYVYETRVDLLLLNMIDFEVILGMDWLSPYHAILDCHDKTITLAMPEIPRLEWKGSLVSTASRVISFLKARYMVEKGCLAYIAYVRDTTAESPTIDSVLVVREFANVFLSDLPGMPPDRDIDFYIDLAPGN; via the coding sequence ATGAGGAAATTCTGTCTCAGGCTTCGGGGCCAACAGCCTATGATTTTAGCACCGGCTATCCGGCCACCCATAGGCGGAGGGCAGGCttgtaggggccgtcctagaggtggaggccaggcagggggAGGCCAGTCAGCTACTGTTCAGTCAGGCGGGGGCCAGCCCGCCGAcactccagctagattctatgcttttccggccagactagATGCAttagcctcagatgccgtgatcacatgtattatttctgtatgtggtagggatgcttcggtattatttgatccagggtctacctattcatatgtgtcatctctgtttgctcattttttggatatTCCTAATGAGTCCTTGgatactcctgtttatgtgtccactcctatgggcaattctgtggttatgaatcggatctaccggtcctgtgtggtcacattctaTGTTTACGAGACAAGGGTGGACCTTCTGTTGCTTaatatgatcgactttgaggtcatcctgggcatggactggttatccccatatcacgccatccttgattgtcatgacaagactattaccttagcaATGCCAGAAATaccgagattagagtggaagggttccttGGTTAGTACGGCTAGTCGGGTCATCTCTTTTCTAAAGGCTCgatatatggtcgagaagggttgtttggcttatatagcttatgttcgggacaccaccgcagagtctccgacgattgattcagtgctagTAGTCCGGGAGTTTGCCAATGTATTTCtttctgaccttccaggcatgccgccagatcgtgatattgatttctatattgatttggctccaggtaactag